cgactaggcttgctgtgggccgactggtgcgTGGCTAGCAATTTTTTTGAACGATCGGTTGTTTATTTTGTAAAACTTTGACGTATTCCGCAGAACCCTTTCCCGCTACCCATTtctcgccacccgtttcccgccacccctttcccgccacccatttcccgccaaccctttcccgccacttGTCCACCCGTTTCCCggcacccgtttcccgccacccatttcccgccaactcTGTCccgccacctgtttcccgccacccatttcccgccatacTGGAGCTCGCTTTCCCGCCAACCCATTCCCGCCTCTCGTTTCTCggcacccgtttcccgccacccatttcccgccatacTGGAGCTcgctttcccgccattttctcctgtctaactataaaacccccttcaaacggaggtggataagcattgcagtgtagtgtagttgagatgtcccattatcctttcgatcgtagttttcaccctgggatgagcaggactcttctgaggctagctaccgattttaggatggataataggatagttccatgggacgaactcaccggtagtgacaccataatgaatgagttggctcaccaattacgtaggtctgggtggcctgaaaggacctatgaggaggtacgtaaagaacttcttaggttgcatgacaggtggaagaaggtagtggtgccgaagagtgaaactttcagaaggattgcaacaaataatccatgtttatggactgaggagagcgaggacgaagatgatatcttcatgccgccgcttccgggttctgcatcgtcgaagggcaagagttcttcatcatcgaagggcaaggtttctgcatcgtcgaagggcaagagttcttcatcgtcgaagggcaagagttctgcatcgatcgaggatgacgatgatgacttcatatagtttttatgctgtatgttgtgagttcagttacgtgccatttaatttagatgtagttctatctagttgtttgtaatgtctcgttgtatgaatattatgttctatctaaatatgatcttgtagttccgataacagagtactaaaatagagtaggcatatgtctcgtacataagtacatagtcatttgtctcatacatagaatagacataattctgacacagaaatagatggtaatgtctctactgatagataggagcgtcagtgacgacgtctggcctggcggggaggcggatctggaatgacaaattcatcacatataactcggtttcctgtagcaatgcaactcaacaacccttttccattcccattcactcagcatttcttgaatcttgccatcatcagttatgtcaatcaattttctttccccagggccatctgactgcttcctgctgacgtagtacacaaaatcgtcttccttcaacccttgcttcaacatgaatgtagtcttcaaccaatcaaaagtgatgtccacttcactaacttgcacaacagttggagaaaagccttggacatgaacaatagggctaagcacccactgagtacccttagccatctgcaacacacaaatcgcattgagtacctaacctaccccttaatatccccactaacaaatattagacatgtctatatattaccaagctatatattacagaatattaacggagcaactaatacaactaattagttgacatctaaatatattaacaaatactaccggagcacctacgaaaaataaaatgtgggctgaaatatacccttgaagcgtgcgtgcgaacgaagaacgatgaacggcggccaccaaactgccggtgctccggctcgaacgaagaacgacgaacaacagcttcacctcgaccacactgccccaacttcaccaccacactgcaatgcttatccagctccgtctgaagggggttttataggtagagaggagaaaatggcgggaaagaacgactgcggtaaggcgggaaagggttggcaggaaacgggtggcgggaaacgggaaacgggtggcgggaaacgggtggcgggaaaaagttggcgggaacatatggcggggaAGGGTtattcatcatcgaagggcaaggtttctgcatcgatcgagcatgacgatgatgacttcatgtagttttcatgctgtatgttgtgagttcagttacgtaccATTTAATTTATTTGTAGTTCTATCTAattgtttgtaatgtctcgttgtatgaatattatgttctatctaaatttGATCTTGCAGTtccgataacagagtactaaaatagagtaggcatatgtctcgtacataagtacataatcatttgtctcatacatagaatagacataagtctcacacagaaatagatggtaatgtctctactgatagatagaagcgtcagtgacgacgtctggcctggcggggaggcggatctggaatTAGGGACCATCCCAACCCGTCGGGTGCCCTAACGTGAcgaggaggaatctcagactctccctggtcatgctgCGTATCCTAtgtggggcctggtggaggagtcgaaaacatgttcatccactgggtgtgctgcgacatctgagcctgtatgttgtcctcgggatgttgatcacccccccacgtatcatgtgatgccgacatagacgcctgatatccataggctcctacgcgatggaacgtatcatcatgaagaatgaggtcgcgtcaattaatattgaaaacagtaaatatgaagacacatacctgctgggtgtgacgtctgctctggctcaaacacgaaactggacgagggaccgtgctgctgtggctgtggagaaaacacgaagctcgacgagggaccatgttgctgtggctgtggagaaaacaagaagctcgacgtgggaccatagtgctGCGGGTGCCACGTAGAACTACCAGGTTGGTCAGGACGGGGTGGCCTGGCTGTCGGCTGAGgtgctagacgtggacgtggttgatgtcggtgcatggagtgacgcggctgctcctgctggtgctgaacaacatcggttctccgggtgcacgtgatagcctcgtacacAGTCCGTATCTTATTCTGAATTCTTTCCAAGAAGGGCTGTACCACTGGACGATGCTGAAGAAGAGGTCCCGATGAtagtgatcgtccaaaggtggtcacgtcgtcgtagagttcgcgtgtcaaggtagcctgcaaatttccatgacgattaattaatgtctgtctcttgcacgtcaaagtatgtgacaacattacgtaaagaaaatatatcttaccgcgtactgcctagagccggaagtatcatagctcgggtacatatccgacggagtaggatccggtatctcctctgggtgggagtactcaacaatgcgtaaccgtgttccggtcatgtagcgccacaaatagagattgaattcatcgagatcgaaattgtgattctcgtgccatagatttgtgtttgctgtctcccattctataacatacggcGTGTTTGACGCTGTTGaaattacccattgatcgaaaacccatcagctcacctgtccaggtattgaggacagcctctttcagaaaatatggagacacaaacgatattgcgtccattcgaagctgcccgcaagcagcaagtacatgtgagcaaggtaggtgaagcaatttcggtttattgcatgtgcactcacacgttggccaggcttcattgccaattttcacctcatgcgtcctcaactcatttgcacatccgaatttgttgttggctaagcggacctcaaaccttctttcttgattaccgatggcgactacagtgtgtgacctagctttttgcatcttgttctccatgtacttcgtgactctttcacagtaccgtgtgtttgggttgttcaagatatgctgctctgctatttgacgtctgtctctgaaatacttgacggtgccatagaaaataccctcaacgatggctgtaagtggcaatgcacggtttcctctgaggacaaagttgtatgtttctgcgaggttcgttgtcatgacaccgtaccttgctccatgtgtgtcatgtagcaaagaccacctctctagaggctcatgctctatccactgctcgaaggttttaatggacctcccgagccttctcctagtaccaggtgggtcaaagcctggcaggtcacatagcccaacagcctcctcctccacgcccgctgttcctgttgccaactgtgcagctactgcttcaacatgtgccctcaccgctgcatctcttgcagctttcctgtccctcacgtgtctctgcgtgcacacattaagtctgtcgcgtatcaaattgtacttccataactggttctgcttgcagatttttttgaacagattcatcaggttcttatttctaaactgcgagaagaaattagccccgagatggcgcatgcaccaacggctctgcaagtcctgcaatggaacttgttcctcagggcctgggtttgttagtgtccttatcgcactgagtatacctgcatgcctgtcatgaaggatgcacacattgggcttctccttcacaactgatattttcaactgcctgaagaaccatgtccaactttcaatgttctcactctccacaaaagcaaatgccagtgggacgacttgattttggccgtcttgacctatggctgtcaggatctgacccttgtacttgcctgtgagaaaagtaccgtcaacacatatcaccggtcggcaatgcctgaaagattcgatgcatacaccgaaagagaagaagagacgatgcaacaccctcacagttgggaactctggcatgaacatgtcttggatatcgatataggtgcctggattccgctgctgcagggtgtggaggaggtggacaacagagtcatatgcatcaaaataagaaccaaatctcctctcaagcgctgcatgcttagccctccaagccttgccataagaaattctgtacttcaacctggcgaagacttttgtctggactgccttcacttccatagctttgccttgcactatctcatcgtaaaacaatcgagcaataagcgtggatgaaaggttggcatgatcttgacGGATGCAcggaataagacaagtgtgattaactaagtcacttatcacccaacttgtgccatacttagggagaaagccgtgcaccctTGCGGGACAATCTGCGTTATTGCATACCATTGTCAAgaatttctgactggacacctcagctttgaaaaccctttgcgtggacattgcccaattaattattgcatccttcagggcttgcttgttcggatacatagcacccgtcgcaatattgttctggtgatattgccaggctgaatcatgtccatcattcacggtcattgcagatgataagtcatgattccaccatgcaggattcgggacctcctctgcattttcttcttcatctgactcgtcagaatcatcggcatgacccctttcaacatcggtgtcttcttcttccatctggttctgcatctgcccatctacctcgtcagcgtccacctcgccattgtaatcaccatcggcatttcctccttctacctgactactctgccctggttcataaccataagcatttcctccttgtacctgactgctctgtccttgttcgtaaccataagcatttcctccttctacctgactgctctgtccttcgtagccaccctcgccttcatgtgcagtgacctccttcacgacgagaagcactaaagcaacaggattgcatccccttcgttcacaaccttgtaaccaccgcacccaatcggagtctccctctattggcctcaaatagaagtaaatttttgaacttgaccgtgtccacaatgcatgaacaccgacggtgtgtgtttcagtatcaagacctaaacttgccgcaatccattctttcaactgactaacagaccatgtttgtggtgcgctgattgccacctctatgtgagtaaacactcagatctgctcccaactcatttgtttggacagtaccaggaccatagtaaaatctcaacttcactacatcggacatctcgactcacctatttttttcaacaacaaaatacaagtattagacatgtctatatattaccaggaccatagtaaatTTCACGATCaatataatttaatctatgtggacgatTATGATGAGTTGCTTGACTCTTGttttaataataatataataaataggcccatgtttactaataataaataggcctcaaataataataatataaccgATAAATATGATAATTCATTTTATTTCCATTATATGGCCCATGTTGATGTATTTTTAATTTtaatcaattttttaaaatatttgtcTCTTCTTTCGAACTTTTTTTTCATGTTTCAAACTTCTTATCACGCACCTGTGTACGTGTCAACTATTAACCAACAACTTATTATCCCCACTaacaactaatacaattcacacacATAAAACTATATTACGAAAatttgccgtagcaactacaaatatttacgtatactaccggggcaaataacaataatcaCACACAAATTTTATTTCACATCGAACGAAGCGTGCGTGCGAATGAATAATATgtacgtatactaccggggcaaataacaatatttacgtatactaccgggccAAATAAAAATATTGCGGTATACTACCGGGccaaataacaataatcgcacacaaatatttacttatactaccggggcaaataacaataatgacgtatactaccggagcacctacaaaaaataaaatgtgggctgaaatatacccttgaagcgtgcgtgcgaacgacgaacgacgaacaACGAACGAAAAACTGCCGGTGCTCCGGCTCCAACGAAGCACGACGAACAACTgccacgaccaccacgagctaccccgTCACCACCACGACcacccaacttcaccaccaccacactgccacaacttcaccaccaccacctccaccaaaatgctcaccacgagCACCACGAGCTACCCCGTCAGTAGATCGACACCTCTTTTGGCTGCCCTAAATGAGTTgaacccattcacggtgccaaaatcgCGAAAATGTAGCTCATTTAGGTGCACAAATGGGTGCCATTTTTCtgtagagagaggagaaggaagaacacagaagaaatgaGCAACGGGAGAAGAAGaatggaggaaggagaggaaggaaggagaggataaggccgGGCCGGCCAACGTGTCAGGCTACAGCCCCCTGtcggccagcagctggccgatcggCGGGCGGTAGGCCGACAGGGGCGCACAAGCCGACagcccactgcctccccctcgcgcgACGTGGCCCGACCAACCACAGGCCGCCGCGTGCCAGCCGGGCCTGCAGTCGGCTTGCTGCTAgccgatcggcctgctgtgggccgattgGGCCTGCTGCTAGCCgatcggcctgcagcgggccgacggtgtattatttttgaaatttcTTTCTTTCGCGTAATATTtctgtaatttaaaaaaaatgtattatttaaaaaaaattagcacgTCCCTGCACCCACTACATACAGAAAGACTATCCTCCGCAACCTGTGGTTGGGCCGCACTGGTGATGACACCCAGAAATCCCTTCTTGAGGTGGCCAAGTTTGGGCATTACGTTGTTGTCAACTGGACTGTATTTGAAGGAGAGGGCAACGGGGCGAAGCTAGTCGCCCGTGGACAAGGAAGCACCATATGCGCCGGTAGCTGGATATCTACTTACGTCATAGTGTTTGTGGATGGCAGGTAATCACAAGTATTTAAATCATCGTATTTATAAGTACTATATCCTTATCTAGTGTTTATATCCTCATTTTTTTAGTGACAGAACAGTTTAGAGTTATCCTAAGTTAAACTTTTGCAAATCCGATATAGTTGACCCATAACGTACGCAACACCTGCGGCACGAAAAATTTACAATTATATAATTCATTCATGATCAAACTAATGATACCATTCAATGTGGTACAGATGTTGGTATGTTCTCTTCTGTAAGTATGATCAAACATGATGATGTTAAAGCTTGGAAAAAAGCTCACTTATTTTCAAAAAGAGGGTTACCTTTCCTAGTATCTTTTGTTTCCTTTATTTAACATGATATTATTGTATGCCATGTTTCATGCGCAGGTTCAAAGGATCCACCCTTCAAGTGATGGGAAACGCCTTGGGTGTTAATGGTCAGTTGGCTGTTACTGGTGGGACTTGGGAGTTTGCTCTTGCAAGTGGTATCATCAAGGTGGATTTTGACAAACTTACTGGTGTTGACCACCTTACGGTGGAAGTGTATACACCAGTGTTCTTAGGACCATGTTATGCAGCAGCGGAGAATTAGTCCCTTGGGCCTGATCAGATTTACCAGTTGCTCTGATCAAAATAAAGTTTTTGACTTAATCTCAGTTTCATCCATAATATGAGGGATACTGGTTGTTCCCAACTCATGTTTCCAGTTATAATATTTTTAGTTCATCTCAAAGCTTTTTACCACAACACCAAATGTAATCCTTTTCTCATTCAATGTTGGTGTTTTCGTGCCATCAATATGCGATTTTTCTTCAATAATGATACTTTATATTGATATATTTGTCGCATCAAGGCTATTGAGATGTCAGTTAAACCTTGAGCTAGTTAGATATACTGAAGGCGTTTTGTTCAACACCTCAGCTGCCAACCCTCCGTGTCAAAATACACTGTTAAAAGGGAATGGTGTCAAAGTCAAATATGTTTGCTTCGAGTCGGTGACATAAAATTGATCATGCACGGTTGAAGGGAATGGTGTCCATAGACCTTCCAGGTAAGGTCATCATGATCTTACAATGCTCAAGTCGATCGGTTCATGGTAACGCAAAAATCATCATGCACATTTGAAGCATGCACCCATCACCTGAAGTGTGAACCCCGCACGGGGTCCACATTTCAGGTGATGGGTGCAGATGAAGCGCTATGTTACGGTCACCAGCTATGTTACTCAAATTACCTCTCGCCTCGTTAACTAAatgtcacataagcaaaattgctgaACTAAACCCTATGTTATACTATGCAAGTTTCTCCCAATATGGCCAGTCTAAAGGGGGTGATTCATGTTGTTATCATATTATGGTGGCCATTTATTAGTTTTGGTGGGACTAGCaaaaatgctcgtgcgttgcaaccaGAGAATGCTTAGCTCATGGGTCCGTGCGTTATCATGGGAGAACACTCATGTATGTGATGCTATCAAGATtcgtcttaaccaaaaacttaatTATCCATTTTTTAAAGTATCATACACGCACAATACATGCATTTTTCTACATAAAGAGATAAGTGGTTGAATGCCCATGCATTGCTATGGAGAAGAAAAAAACTGATTGCATCTTTCCCACTTTGCAATTAAATCTAGGCACCTTGATCACCACAAACTCACTTGTCACCCAAGTAACATAAATCAACTCTAGTCATGACCAACATGGGAGAAAAGTCTCTGATGAAAAAAACTACGGATAGAGGTACTCTGGGTAGCCAGTTTGGCAAAGAGGCCGTCGTTGACAACCTAAATTTTTTCATAGCGTCCTAGATATTTTGGGAAATATTATACATCAATGTCACGGTTAGCAATCTCAACCATAGTATTGTCTGAATCTCCGTGCAAGAATTCAGAACATGCATCCTACCTACTTCTGCTTCTCAGCTTGAGAACCATTTAAAGTAAACAACTGAGCATTGTTGCCATGGTTAGAAATTCAATTGGGTTAAATTAGCAATGCATGTACAACATACCATTCAAAATCTGAGTTTATACACATACTACAATCATTGTGTGACGTCCCCGATTTgtccgtacactaatcatgcacgtaaATGTGTACGACAAAGATCAGGGAGTCACTAAaagatatcacaatacaactcCAAACATCATACacgctttatattacaagccaagggcctcgagggatcgaatacataagctcaaatacaaaggagtcagcagaagcaacaatatctcactacacacataagttaaacaagttttgccttaagaaggctagcacaaacatcaacgatcgaagaggcaagtcctcctgcctaggacctcctaactactcctggtcgtcggcggtctccacgtagtagtaggcaccctcggagtagtagtagtcgtcggtagTGGCTTCTgactcctgggatccgtcatctgattgcaacaaccggaaataagagagaagggggaaaaggggtagcaaagcaaccgcgagtacttatctaaagtactcgcaagcatcagatctagactaagtatgcatcagtattAAAGGAATGacctgtatatgtggactgaactgaagaatgccagaagagaaggtgaaaggcctagcctatcgaagactagcatcttctagagACCACCATCTTGCAGAATGAGTAAAGAATAGTATTTTATAATTAACAAAAATGTTGTATCATTAACACCCAGAGATCCTTTCtggactccctgtgagaaagcaatcccggagccatcatcaTATCCAAGACATATCTCAAGGTTCCATTTCTAGTTATAATAGATCAGGATACATCTGCGAGCGTCCATTACAGtggacacgactatttgaatagataacttccttgcaggggtgcaccacattaccgaacacgcttgattaactctggaaggacacactttcctgggtcttgCCCAACCTGGGAAGATCAACAAGTCTTAGCCCTACCTAGTCTCCATAGAgcgtgtcgtggatttgtcacggcagatgtcctagtgtgaggacttagtcgtgaggacaacgcatctatgtggtagcttgagaggggttgagcggaatcgagagacgcaacataagataAGGGTTTAGATAACTTCGGGCCCCGAGAaatatcatccggtaacaaccctacatgttgtttgtggctaggtctcattatcatcacgagagagtcgccggtaaaccagctctttgtgtctagccctagagattgtttcttcttgcttgtccctctttggggagcactgcccctccttatatatgttgaaggggcggtttacatgactagtcctagttggattaggattactctattacaagtggagtcctagtcttgcttcctttgtaggagaatattccttatgcctttcctcttaagccggcccaccatcataCGAACCGGCCTACTGgaccttgggccttgtcgtccgtctgagcCGCCCGCCTgattactaatgagtcgccaagatcgggcgggttacTAGTGAATCGCCAAgatccagccgggtcatacatccagccgggttacaccgcaaggtatatccccgacattagcccccagtttaatttgtatttatccatgttaaactgatgtgcaacataaacacaagaacaaatttgacaggttgtgctccgggttaaatattcttgtaagccggcacctgatcatcctgaagtccttgtcatttcctccttctaggaaatctgggtcaatagaccagcttcataatcaatttgcttgtagaagaaatattgtaaataaagaatccatttgattcggccttcaatgctctgacttgacaagaatattggtcttcaaatattcaactgatattcagccggcttgaaaatgtagaacttgccgggctatgatttccaaaatcgtcgggttataaaaactgataatttgaggtcatgattgttgccaacaccggttcatgattgttgccaatgccggttcatgattattgatgacgccgggttatgattgttgcagacaccgggtcataatgattggtgacgccgggtcaatctggtttgctcaaaactgagaatttgaaaatatttctcccTTAGATGCgtgttacctgtagcccccaagtcttgagcagagcaaagtgatgacttaaTACTTACTTCAATATAAATAACCACTTTCAAGAAATCCGtgtttgttcatctcagtcactagtaaaaactgaatattccatatatgtagcccccaagtgccgggttgtcatgcttgcaacagcctgggacttgtaattgccatatactcataaaaacttcaaccagtgtagcccgcaagggccgggtcattatgcaataataagcagggactttatatatacttcattgaaaataacattatattatgtaacccccaccatggggctcaaacccacgtccacaaggttaagagctttgtgctttaccaactgagcaatgaacccttcaatataatgaatttaacttgtgtaccttgaatttttaacaggagcaactggtagcccccaagggccggctcattataatgtgatgagtcgggtcttcaataaagtgagcaaaaaatgactttgcattagcccccaagtgctggtagtgacatgggacttgcatatttgatgtaatctcaatttgaataatgtagcgcccaagtgccgggtcgtaaaccTGCAGCGATT
This DNA window, taken from Triticum aestivum cultivar Chinese Spring chromosome 1D, IWGSC CS RefSeq v2.1, whole genome shotgun sequence, encodes the following:
- the LOC123157437 gene encoding uncharacterized protein, with protein sequence MLTTSTTSYPHVPAPTTYRKTILRNLWLGRTGDDTQKSLLEVAKFGHYVVVNWTVFEGEGNGAKLVARGQGSTICAGSWISTYVIVFVDGRFKGSTLQVMGNALGVNGQLAVTGGTWEFALASGIIKVDFDKLTGVDHLTVEVYTPVFLGPCYAAAEN